The Cryptococcus deuterogattii R265 chromosome 3, complete sequence genome has a segment encoding these proteins:
- a CDS encoding ATP-binding cassette transporter, whose amino-acid sequence MSAAGVPAELNNLGAPITATTQNPSGLANSQVTSDPVPSATQHDEHRSSAGNTLADEEGDKSVDAEKVEAMYTGDSKQKRLPADSSEDIVAELEPHHVSVHRGKEEFAALERKYSTLSQQSQHELHRPTTRHSIRSSFSRKDRVVSRLTQDEAEKAKEGEGEFNLVQVLRSSRENQDEAGIKRKAVGVIWEDHEVIGAGGMRINIRNFSSAIIEQFMMPALKVLGIFGVNPFAPKPKNILYPSSGLLKPGEMCLVLGRPEAGCTTFLKTITNQRAGYMEIKGNVEYAGVGWKEMRKRYGGEVVYNQEDDDHLPTLTVAQTIRFALATKTPKKKIPGVSAKQFQDDMLDLLLSMLNIKHTANTIVGNAFVRGVSGGERKRVSIAEMFCSGATVCSWDNSTRGLDASTALDYAKSLRLLTDIMGQTTFVSLYQAGEGIYDQFDKVLVLNEGHVAYFGPAKEARQYMIGLGYRDLPRQTTADYLSGCTDVNERRFADGRDETNVPATPEEMGKAYRESEICARMNREREEYKQLMAEDATIREDFKQAVLEQKHKGVSKKSSYTVSFFQQIFIIFKRQLRLKFQDHFGISTGYATSIIIALIVGSVYFRLPETASGAFTRGGLLFLGLLFNALTSFSELPSQMLGRSVLYRQNEYRFYRPAAFAVASVLADVPYNASVIFLFSIVLYFMGGLYSSGGAFFIFYLFVFLTFMVMSAFFRTLGVATSDYNVAARLASVLISFMVTYTGYMIPVQQMKRWLFWIFYLNPLSYGYEAIFANEFSRIDLTCDSSYTIPRNVPQAGITGYPDTLGPNQMCSIFGSTPGNPNVSGSDYMAVGYSYYKTHIWRNFGILVGFFAFFMFLQMMFIEYLEQGAKHFSINVYKKEDKDLKAKNERLAERREAFRAGQLEQDLSELKMRPEPFTWEGLNYTVPIPGGHRQLLNDIYGYVKPGSLTALMGASGAGKTTLLDVLASRKNIGVIEGDILMNGRPIGTDFQRGCAYAEQQDTHEWTTTVREALQYSAYLRQPQHVPKQEKDDYVEDIIELLELQELADAMIGFPGYGLSVEARKRVTIGVELAAKPELLLFLDEPTSGLDGQSAYNIVRFLKKLCAAGQKILCTIHQPNALLFQSFDRLLLLQRGGECVYFGDIGPDSKVLIDYLERNGAKVPHDANPAEFMLEAIGAGSRKRIGSDWGEKWRNSPEFAEVKREIQELKAEALAKPVEEKSSRTEYATSFLFQLKTVLHRTNVALWRNADYQWTRLFAHLAIGLIVTLTFLQLDNSVQSLQYRVFAIFFATVLPALILAQIEPQYIMSRMTFNREASSKMYSSTVFALTQLLAEMPYSLGCAVSFFLLLYYGVGFPHASSRAGYFFLMILVTEIYAVTLGQAVAALSPTILIAALFNPFLLVLFSIFCGVTAPPPTLPYFWRKWMWPLDPFTRLISGLVSTVLQDQEVVCKDGEYQVFPAPSGQTCQQWAGAFAEAVGGYINNPDSTDDCQFCQYRTGQAFFIPLEISFSTRWRDFGIFICYVVFNILVLLIAARFLKWQRR is encoded by the exons ATGTCAGCTGCAGGCGTTCCAGCCGAGCTCAATAATCTCGGTGCGCCCATCACAGCCACCACTCAGAATCCGTCAGGTCTGGCGAACTCCCAAGTCACCTCTGATCCTGTACCTTCCGCCACTCAGCATGACGAACACCGATCGTCGGCAGGCAATACACTCGCTGACGAAGAGGGCGATAAGTCGGTCGACGCCGAAAAAGTTGAGGCAATGTATACGGGAGACAGCAAACAAAAACGTCTTCCTGCTGACTCTAGCGAGGATATCGTCGCCGAACTCGAACCCCACCACGTCTCTGTTCATCGCGGAAAGGAAGAATTTGCTGCCCTGGAGCGCAAATATTCCACTCTTTCCCAACAATCCCAACACGAGCTCCATCGCCCCACTACCCGTCATTCCATCCGATCCAGCTTCTCTCGCAAGGATCGTGTCGTCTCCCGTCTCACTCAAGATGAAGCcgaaaaggccaaggaaggtgaaggcgaGTTCAATCTGGTTCAGGTGCTTCGCTCAAGTAGGGAGAATCAGGATGAGGCCGGAATCAAGCGTAAGGCGGTCGGTGTGATTTGGGAAGACCACGAAGTTATTGGTGCCGGTGGTATGAGGATCAACATCCGAAATTTTTCGTCTGCGATCATTGAGCAGTTTATGATGCCTGCTCTCAAAGTTCTTGGTATCTTTGGCGTAAATCCCTTTGcacccaaacccaaaaaTATCTTGTATCCCAGCTCCGGTCTTCTCAAACCTGGAGAGATGTGTCTGGTCCTTGGTCGACCCGAAGCTGGTTGTACTACCTTTTTGAAGACGATCACTAACCAGAGAGCCGGCTACATGGAGATCAAGGGTAATGTAGAATATGCCGGTGTCgggtggaaggagatgcGCAAGCGCTATGGCGG TGAAGTTGTGTAcaatcaagaagatgacgaccACCTACCTACGCTCACGGTCGCGCAGACCATCCGATTTGCCCTTGCTACAAAGAcccccaagaagaagatcccCGGTGTTTCTGCCAAGCAGTTCCAAGATGACATGCTTgacctccttctttccatgCTAAACATCAAACACACTGCTAACACTATC GTTGGCAATGCCTTCGTTCGAGGTGTTTCCGGTGGTGAACGAAAGCGTGTCTCCATCGCCGAAATGTTCTGTTCTGGTGCCACTGTCTGCTCCTGGGACAACTCTACTCGAGGTCTCGATGCTTCCACCGCTCTCGATTACGCCAAGTCTCTTCGACTTCTTACTGATATCATGGGCCAGACCACCTTTGTGTCTCTCTACCAGGCCGGTGAAGGTATTTACGACCAATTTGACAAGGTTCTCGTCCTCAACGAAGGTCACGTTGCCTACTTCGGTCCCGCTAAGGAGGCTCGGCAGTACATGATTGGCCTCGGTTATAGGGATTTGCCCCGTCAAACTACGGCAGATTACCTCTCCGGCTGTACTGATGTCAACGAACGACGCTTCGCTGACGGGAGGGACGAAACAAATGTTCCTGCCACCCCGGAAGAAATGGGCAAGGCTTACAGAGAGTCTGAGATCTGTGCTCGTATGAACAGAGAGCGTGAGGAATACAAGCAGCTCATGGCCGAGGATGCCACTATCAGGGAGGACTTTAAGCAAGCTGTGCTTGAACAGAAGCACAAGGGAGTCAGTAAAAAGTCCTCTTACACcgtttccttcttccaacaaatcttcatcatcttcaagcgCCAA CTTCGTCTCAAGTTCCAAGACCATTTTGGTATCTCC ACCGGTTACGCCACTTCTATT ATTATTGCTCTTATTGTCGGCTCTGTTTACTTCCGTCTTCCCGAAACTGCTTCCGGTGCCTTCACCCGTGGTggtcttcttttcttgggTCTCTTGTTCA ATGCCCTTACCTCTTTCTCTGAACTTCCCAGTCAAATGTTGGGTCGATCAGTCTTGTACCGTCAAAACGAATACCGATTCTACCGACCTGCTGCCTTC GCCGTCGCTTCCGTTTTAGCCGATGTGCCCTATAACGCGTctgtcatcttccttttctctatCGTTTTGTATTTCAT GGGCGGTTTGTACTCGTCTGGTGGCGCATTCTTTATTTTCTACCTTTTCGTCTTCCTGACGTTTATGGTCATGT CTGCATTCTTCCGTACCTTGGGTGTGGCCACCTCCGATTACAATGTGGCTGCACGTCTAGCTTCTGTactcatctccttcatggTTACCTACACAGGTTATATG ATCCCCGTGCAACaaatgaagagatggctGTTTTGGATTTTCT ATCTGAACCCTCTATCTTACGGATACGA GGCTATCTTTGCCAATGAGTTCTCTAGGATTGAT CTCACTTGTGACTCAAGTTACACTATTCCTCGTAATGTTCCTCAAGCCGGTATTACTGGCTATCC TGACACCTTGGGCCCCAACCAGATGTGTTCTATATTTGGTAGTACCCCGGGTAATCCCAATGTCAGCGGTTCCGACTACATGGCTGTCGGTTATAGCTACTACAAGACTCACATTTGGCGAAAT TTCGGTATTCTCGTCGGCTTCTTTGCGTTTTTCATGTTCTTGCAGATGATGTTCATTGAATACCTCGAACAAGGT GCCAAGCACTTCTCAATTAATGTGtacaagaaggaggataaAGACCTCAAGGCAAAGAATGAGCGTCTTGCCGAGCGTCGTGAGGCATTCCGAGCTGGTCAACTCGAACAGGATCTTTCCGAGCTCAAGATGCGACCCGAACCCTTTACTTGGGAAGGTTTG AATTACACTGTACCTATTCCTGGTGGTCACCGTCAACTTTTGAACGACATCTATGGTTACGTCAAGCCTGGCTCCCTTACTGCCCTTATGGGTGCCTCCGGTGCTGGTAAAACCACGTTGCTCGATGTTCTTGCTTCTAGGAAGAACATTGGTGTGATCGAAGGTGACATTTTGATGAATGGCCGGCCTATTGGTACCG ATTTCCAGCGAGGTTGCGCCTACGCCGAACAGCAAGACACTCACGAATGGACTACAACCGTCCGAGAGGCTCTCCAATACTCTGCTTATCTTCGTCAACCTCAACACGTTCCCaaacaagagaaggatgattATGTGGAGGACATTATCGAACTTCTTGAACTCCAGGAGTTGGCTGATGCCATGATTGGTTTCCCAGGCTATGGTCTCTctgttgaag CACGCAAGCGAGTCACTATCGGTGTGGAACTTGCTGCCAAGCCTGAGTTGTTGTTATTCTTAGATGAACCCACGTCTGGTCTCGATGGGCAGAGCGCGTACAACATTGTTCGATTCCTTAAAAAGCTCTGTGCTGCCGGCCAAAAGATCTTGTGTACAATCCACCAGCCTAATGCTTTGCTTTTCCAGTCTTTTGACAGgcttctgctccttcagCGAG GTGGTGAATGCGTTTACTTCGGTGATATTGGACCTGACTCCAAGGTCTTGATTGACTACCTCGAGCGAAACGGTGCCAAGGTTCCACATGACGCCAATCCTGCTGAATTCATGCTCGAAGCTATCGGAGCCGGTTCCCGCAAGCGTATTGGCAGTGACTGGGGAGAGAAATGGAGGAACTCGCCTGAGTTTGCGGAGGTGAAACGCGAAATCCAAGAGCTGAAAGCTGAAGCGTTGGCGAAGCCCGTTGAGGAGAAGTCCAGCAGGACAGAATATG CCACCAGCTTCCTGTTCCAACTCAAGACTGTGCTTCACAGGA CCAATGTCGCTCTTTGGAGAAACGCGGACTATCAGTGGACTCGTCTTTTTGCTCATCTCGCCATTGGTCTTATTGTTACTCTTACTTTCCTCCAGCTTGACAACTCTGTTCAATCTTTGCAATACCGAGtcttcgccatcttctttgcgACCGTCCTTCCTGCCTTGATTCTTGCGCAGATTGAACCTCAGTATATTATGAGTAGAATGACTTTCAAT CGAGAAGCTAGTTCAAAGATGTACTCTTCTACTGTATTTGCCTTAACCCAGTTGCTTGCTGAGATGC CCTACTCGCTTGGATGTGCTGtatctttcttccttctgctctACTACGGTGTCGGCTTCCCCCACGCCTCATCTCGAGCTGgttacttcttcttgatgatTCTAGTCACCGAAATCTACGCTGTGACTCTTGGTCAGGCCGTGGCCGCTCTTTCACCCACCATTCTCATTGCAGCTCTTTT CAATCCCTTTTTGCTCGTGCTCTTTTCTATCTTCTGTGGTGTTACggcccctcctcccacttTGCCATACTtctggaggaagtggatgTGGCCCCTCGACCCTTTCACCCGCCTTATCAG TGGTCTTGTCTCCACAGTTCTTCAGGATCAAGAGGTCGTCTGCAAGGACGGAGAATACCAAGTCTTCC CTGCTCCTTCAGGACAGACTTGTCAGCAGTGGGCTGGTGCCTTCGCCGAGGCCGTTGGTGGCTACATCAATAACCCCGACTCTACCGACGATTGTCAGTTCTGCCAGTACCGAACTGGCCAAGCCTTTTTTATTCCTTTGGAAATCAGTTTCTCAACCAGGTGGAGAGATTTCGGTATCTTCATCTGCTATGTGGTTTTCAACATCCTTGTTCTACTGATTGCTGCTAGGTTCTTGAAGTGGCAGAGGAGATAA